TTGGCATCCGCCCTGATCGTATAGGTGGGATCGCCCGGGAGATAATGGATAAACCCGCCCTCGGCCGCCATCCTGAGGGCGAGTTCGGCGGCGGCGCTTGCCGGCATGCAGCCGACGCCCTTCAATGCGTCGAGCATCTCGTCCGAGGCGGTGTCCATCTTGTTGCCGACGAAGAGCATCGGTTTGGTCTTCTGGAGCAGGCGGTCGCAGAAGGGGGCGAGATCCTCTTCGGTGGCGCGCCTGAGGTCGATCCCGACCTCGTCGGCGGCGTCCTTCACGTCTTCGTAGGTGATTGCAAGGCCGGCGAGCACCCCGGCGACTCCGTCGTAGACGTCGGAGAGCTTCGACTGGGCCTGCCGCTGGAGGCGGGGCCAGTGCTTGGCAAGGATGCCGACGACCCACATCGTCATCTCGTAGCGGAGGAAGGCGATGTCTTCCTTGGGATCGTGGCTCCCGGCGTTCACCGGGTTGCCCTCGGCATCGGTTGCCCCGCTCGCGTCGATGATATGGAGGATGGCGTCGGCCTCCCTCAGGTTGTCGAGAAACTGGTTCCCGAGCCCCTTGCCCTTATGGGCGTCGGGCACAAGCCCGGCCACGTCGATGAAGGCGACGGGCACGAACCTGACGCCGTCCTTGCAGGCGGTGCAGCCCGAGAGCCCGAGGGCCTTGCACGGGCAGGTGGTGCGCACATAGGCGACGCCGTGGTTGGCGTCGATGGTGGTGAAGGGATAGTTGGCGATCTCGACCTGTGCCATGGTCGCGGCCTTGAAGAAGGTGGACTTACCGCAGTTCGGTTTGCCGGCGAGTGCGAGCGTAATCATAACAACTCTCTTTTACGTCTGCACGCTTATTAATCTGGTACCATGGGCTACATCACGCGGAATACCTATTACTTCGATAAGCCGGGCGAAGCGAACACCGCGGACGCCGCACGCTTTGCGGTCGAGCGCGCGCGGGAGGCCGGGATCGGGACGGTGGTCGTGGCCAGCACCTCGGGCAGCACCGCCCTTTCGTTCCTCGAAGCGATTGCGGGCACGGGCCTCCGCCTCGTCGTGGTGACGCATGTGGTCGGGTTCTCGACGCCGGGTGTCAGGGAGTTCGACGAAAAGGCGGCTGAAACGCTTCAGGCGGCCGGGGCAACGATCGTCACCGGCACCCACGCTCTCTCCGGTCTCGAGCGGGCGATCTCCCGCTCGCCGAGACTCGGCGGGGCCTCAAGGACCGAGGCGATCGCCGAGGCGTTGCGGCGCACCGTCGCCGTCGGCCTGAAGGTGGCCGTCGAGTGCGTGCTCATCGCCGCCGACCAGGGAGCGATCCGGGTGGACGAGGAGGTCGTCGCCGTCGGCGGGACGATGAGCGGCGCCGACACCGTCTGCGTCATCAGGCCGGCCCACACAGCAACGTTCTTCGACCTGCAGGTGCGCGAGATCGTCGCCATGCCCAGGAACCGGTAATATGGTCTTCGCATCGTTCAGGAAGGCCCTGGGCCTCCTCGTAAAAATGCCGCTGATCTGGACGGCCGGCATCGTCGTTGGGATCACCGCAGGGCTCGACATCTATCTCGAACTCTCGGGGGAGACCTTCTTTGCCGGGAAGGTCCTCCTCTTCGGGCTTCTCCTCATCCCCTTCTTCGTCGCCGGGAGTCTCGGGGCGATCAGGCGGAATGACGGGAGTCCGGCAGTATTTCTGGAGGAGGGGAAGAAACACTACTTCCGGGTCCTCCTCCCCGCCGTCTTCCTCCTGTTTGCGGCGATCGTAACCATCTTCCTGGTGGCCGTGCCGCTCTCGATCATTCTCGGGGAGAACGCCGTCGAAGCGGCGGGCTCGACGGCACTGGGCGTGATCCTCTCGTTCGCCCTCTTCGCGTACTTCTACGACACGGCGGCGGTCCGGGACGAACTGGGCGTCTTCGCCTCCCTCCAGCGGAGTGCGGCCTTCGTCCTCACCGCCTTTACACGGACTGTTCTTTTCTATGCGGCAAATGTTGCGGCGCTCCTCCTCGTCGGGTTCGGGGCGGTCTTCCTCTGGACGGCGCTGCTCTACGACCGCCTCGCCCCCCTGGCCGAGAGCGGGGAACTGGCCCTCATGGACACCGCCAACGCCACGGCGGTGCAGGCGCAGTTTGCCGCCCTCCTCGGTCCCGAGGGGATCTGGGTGACCGCTCTCGTCTATGCCGTCGTGATCGCTCTCTTCCTCCCCTTCGCCATCGCCTTCAAGGCCGCTTTCTATGAGAGCCGCGGTGCCGTGGAGGCTGCCGCCTCTCAGGTGGGAGAGTACGACGAGAAGGGGCGGTGGTACCGCTACTGAGCGGCGCCGTCAGAATATACTCTTTTTCTGGTCGTTGCCCTTTCACGCGGGGATCCCGGGGCGTCGGTGTTCAGTCCGTTTACGCGAACGAGTGAGGCCCTGAAATGCCCCTGTACCTTCGCGTCATTTCGCGTCTTCGCGTGAGTTTTCCCCGAACATCGGGCAAGGGGGAGTGTGCTGTCTCCCCATATCTCGGCGCTGGAGCATGGGTCCCGCAATACCCGCGCGCACCAGCAACGAACCTGCAAAAATGGAACTCGTGATTTTCTATCATCCCTGCGGCCGGGCTCAGACGAGCAGCGCCAGCACCAGCGCGAAGATCCCGCCGGCAAGGGTGGCGACGAGGTTCGTCCCGGCGTTCCCGAAGACGCCCTTATTCTCCAGGGTCGCCCCGACAAGGCTGTCCACGTTCGTCCCGAAAAACCCGGCAAGAATGCCGATGACGGCGACGTCTGGACCGACGACCCCGAGCGCCCAGGCCGAGAGGGAGATTGCAACGGCGGCTGCCAGAGCCACTCCCTCGCCGAGCACCGTCACCCCGCCGTTCGTGCCCGGGCGCACCCGTTCGAGGGTCGTGATCAGGTAGGGATCGCCGCCCATGACGCCTATCTCCGAAGCGACGGTATCTGCAGCCGCCGATGCCACGCTCCCCAGAAACAGGGCGACAAATGCCGGGTGCCCGGTGATCCCGAAGAGGACGGCCCCGGCCGTGCCCACCAGCCCGTTTGCAAAGACGTTAAAGTAGCCGCGCACCCCGCCGTGGGACTGGGCGACGCCCAGGGCGTCCTTCTCCCGGTACCGAAACTTCGTCGCCAGCGAGCCCAGCATCATGAACAGGAGCATGATCAAAAACCACCTGACGTCGGCAAAGACAATGAGGAGGATGCCGATGATCGCCGCCGAGAAAAGGCCTGATAGGTCTGCGACCCTGAACCGGTAGGAGAGGACGACGAAGACGAGGGTGATGACGGCCGCCATCGCCAGGATGCTGAGGTCGACCGAATAGTCGATCTCGTAGAAGAGCTGCATCGCCATCGCCACCCCGAGCCCCTCGATCATCAGGGTGTCGTCCCTGCTGTTCAGGGCGGCCCTGAGGAGGACGGCGACCAGCACGCCCAGTATCACGGTGAGCGGCGAGAAGACGCCCACGTACCACATGGCGAGAACTGCCGTTGCACACGCGGTGAAGATGAACGGGACATACGACCGGGCGCGATCTCCGCTGAGCCTGAAGGCGAACTCGCCGATGACGACGATCGCAAGCGTCGCTGCAAAGACTGC
Above is a window of Methanofollis tationis DNA encoding:
- a CDS encoding redox-regulated ATPase YchF yields the protein MITLALAGKPNCGKSTFFKAATMAQVEIANYPFTTIDANHGVAYVRTTCPCKALGLSGCTACKDGVRFVPVAFIDVAGLVPDAHKGKGLGNQFLDNLREADAILHIIDASGATDAEGNPVNAGSHDPKEDIAFLRYEMTMWVVGILAKHWPRLQRQAQSKLSDVYDGVAGVLAGLAITYEDVKDAADEVGIDLRRATEEDLAPFCDRLLQKTKPMLFVGNKMDTASDEMLDALKGVGCMPASAAAELALRMAAEGGFIHYLPGDPTYTIRADAKLTAAQRAGIERLGILMQKHGGTGVQQAINRAVFELLDQIVVYPVEDEHHFTDKQGRVLPDAFLMRRGSTPKDLAFRVHTEIGEGFLYAVDARSGMRIKESTELKDGDIIKIVSTRK
- a CDS encoding pyruvate kinase alpha/beta domain-containing protein; its protein translation is MGYITRNTYYFDKPGEANTADAARFAVERAREAGIGTVVVASTSGSTALSFLEAIAGTGLRLVVVTHVVGFSTPGVREFDEKAAETLQAAGATIVTGTHALSGLERAISRSPRLGGASRTEAIAEALRRTVAVGLKVAVECVLIAADQGAIRVDEEVVAVGGTMSGADTVCVIRPAHTATFFDLQVREIVAMPRNR
- a CDS encoding DUF7847 domain-containing protein, with the protein product MVFASFRKALGLLVKMPLIWTAGIVVGITAGLDIYLELSGETFFAGKVLLFGLLLIPFFVAGSLGAIRRNDGSPAVFLEEGKKHYFRVLLPAVFLLFAAIVTIFLVAVPLSIILGENAVEAAGSTALGVILSFALFAYFYDTAAVRDELGVFASLQRSAAFVLTAFTRTVLFYAANVAALLLVGFGAVFLWTALLYDRLAPLAESGELALMDTANATAVQAQFAALLGPEGIWVTALVYAVVIALFLPFAIAFKAAFYESRGAVEAAASQVGEYDEKGRWYRY
- a CDS encoding DUF92 domain-containing protein; this encodes MIRETGPALATVLALLGILIAPLIQPAWLLSLLVILFSGVLLLIKGTRYASISIIVIAALYGLGLLSLAVFAATLAIVVIGEFAFRLSGDRARSYVPFIFTACATAVLAMWYVGVFSPLTVILGVLVAVLLRAALNSRDDTLMIEGLGVAMAMQLFYEIDYSVDLSILAMAAVITLVFVVLSYRFRVADLSGLFSAAIIGILLIVFADVRWFLIMLLFMMLGSLATKFRYREKDALGVAQSHGGVRGYFNVFANGLVGTAGAVLFGITGHPAFVALFLGSVASAAADTVASEIGVMGGDPYLITTLERVRPGTNGGVTVLGEGVALAAAVAISLSAWALGVVGPDVAVIGILAGFFGTNVDSLVGATLENKGVFGNAGTNLVATLAGGIFALVLALLV